A genomic window from Candidatus Kouleothrix ribensis includes:
- a CDS encoding AAA family ATPase, translating into MADDLRIRTLGPLTLERGAQVLPERIWRSRQERRLLGILLSARGRKVSTDRLIGWLWPDADHGAAATTLRSTVSALRHMLEPASGRASSRYILTRPGGYAWNSAGGAWIDAEALLALLDARDPRGDDQAVQAIEQALALYQGEFLADEPDAAWAGPLRELLHERVLTALHDLAELRLARGEYDAAIVLARRGLEHDHLREPLYRTLMLAQSRAGDLSGALQTYERCRRALDDELGAAPSAQTRALHAALLRDEADSEARAPKPGPVAARPPILPAAVSPFVGRADELATLRGWIAALDQRGGGVLAVVGEAGIGKTRLIDEALHSSRADTLTIALRCTTLERGLPFAPLSEALRSLLRAAPADLLRRLPPVALAQVADLLPVLRERLPDLPTLASVRPGEGRNYLLDGLVDVALALARERPLIVWCDDAQWADEATLAVLGRLARRAPRRALLVILAYRSEELVENTALHQLLRTLGREMSLHPLVLGRLAERDVAELLAGLAHTAPERVAHLSPRLSAASGGNPLFLAVALQSLVESHGAQSLAALLPALGAGAPLPDLASAPPLRDLVLARIDRLPGPARELLEQLAVIGRPASLDLIEQIAGAPALAAAQILLERQFVVETADGRLEFGHDLVRSIVSATLSSPQRRLVHRRAALAIAALHGSAPGGAAELAFHFEQAGRGAEAEVLRYAIAAGEHARRSFGYRAALAHYDTALLAADRLGSRAEADAVRRAFAGRLLMLEALLDWDGVLATSAQYERWAGQHPGVPPLLAPRRLSVLRALMGDLAGAAALSSQHVRRQADTPAALADLQQRTAIILQPVVAEDAGKQKPSAAGAFIPFRLAAPPPGTPAADLPELLGAEEAALALFQVGWATLMQGLLPAAEPCLLQAYELARDTSQAAVAVISALQLAHLNALRGDHTATEHWMSDSLDTAQRAPEAAWASIWPQIHQAFLLLLDDQFAAAHARFEHMDAQLRDLPTFQSHRASVEVGLGLLDMAAGNLVRAQARLQAALTTPQLLYGFVYAAAQHGLARITALRGDLPEARARLAHALGYSARRQLLPEYVRTAIEIARIERDFGDPTPALPLLRYAAGLAATAGFTPLAAAAQALLARLGG; encoded by the coding sequence ATGGCCGATGATCTGCGCATCCGGACACTGGGGCCGCTGACGCTCGAGCGCGGCGCGCAGGTGCTGCCCGAGCGGATCTGGCGCTCGCGCCAGGAGCGCCGCCTGCTCGGCATTCTGCTATCGGCACGCGGCCGCAAGGTCTCGACCGACCGGCTGATCGGCTGGCTGTGGCCCGACGCCGACCATGGCGCGGCTGCGACGACTCTGCGCAGCACGGTGAGCGCGCTGCGCCACATGCTCGAGCCAGCCAGCGGGCGCGCTTCGTCGCGCTATATCCTCACCCGGCCCGGCGGCTACGCCTGGAATTCTGCCGGCGGCGCCTGGATCGATGCCGAGGCGCTGCTGGCGCTGCTCGACGCGCGCGACCCCCGCGGCGACGACCAGGCGGTCCAGGCGATCGAGCAGGCGCTGGCACTGTACCAGGGCGAATTCCTGGCCGACGAGCCCGACGCAGCCTGGGCCGGGCCGCTGCGCGAGCTGTTGCACGAGCGCGTGCTTACCGCACTGCACGATCTGGCCGAGCTGCGGCTGGCACGCGGCGAGTACGACGCGGCGATCGTGCTGGCGCGCCGCGGCCTCGAGCACGACCATCTGCGCGAGCCGCTCTACCGCACGCTGATGCTGGCCCAATCGCGCGCGGGCGATCTCTCGGGCGCACTGCAGACCTACGAGCGCTGCCGGCGCGCGCTCGACGATGAGCTAGGTGCCGCGCCTTCGGCCCAGACGCGCGCCCTCCACGCTGCGCTGCTGCGCGACGAGGCCGACTCGGAGGCGCGCGCACCGAAGCCCGGCCCGGTGGCCGCCCGGCCACCCATCCTGCCGGCGGCCGTGTCGCCATTTGTGGGCCGGGCCGACGAGCTGGCGACACTGCGCGGCTGGATCGCTGCGCTCGATCAGCGCGGCGGCGGGGTGCTGGCGGTAGTCGGCGAAGCCGGCATCGGCAAGACGCGCCTGATCGACGAGGCGCTGCACTCCTCGCGCGCCGATACGCTGACGATCGCATTGCGCTGCACCACGCTCGAGCGCGGCCTGCCATTTGCCCCGCTCAGCGAGGCGCTGCGCTCGCTCTTGCGCGCCGCCCCGGCCGACCTGCTGCGCCGCCTGCCGCCGGTGGCACTGGCGCAAGTGGCCGACCTGCTGCCGGTGCTGCGCGAGCGCCTGCCCGATCTGCCGACGCTGGCAAGCGTGCGGCCGGGCGAAGGCCGCAACTACCTGCTCGATGGGCTGGTGGATGTGGCGCTGGCGCTGGCCCGCGAGCGGCCGCTGATCGTCTGGTGCGACGATGCGCAGTGGGCCGATGAGGCGACGCTGGCAGTGCTGGGCCGGCTGGCCCGCCGCGCGCCGCGCCGGGCACTGCTGGTGATTCTGGCCTACCGATCCGAAGAGCTGGTCGAGAACACGGCGCTGCACCAGCTGCTGCGCACACTTGGCCGCGAGATGTCGCTCCACCCGCTGGTGCTAGGCCGCCTGGCCGAGCGCGATGTCGCCGAGCTGCTGGCCGGCCTGGCCCACACCGCCCCCGAGCGCGTGGCGCATCTCAGCCCGCGCCTGAGCGCCGCCAGCGGCGGCAACCCGTTGTTCCTCGCGGTGGCGCTGCAGTCGCTGGTCGAATCGCACGGTGCGCAGTCGCTGGCGGCGCTGTTGCCCGCGCTAGGCGCCGGCGCGCCGCTGCCTGACCTCGCCAGCGCGCCGCCGCTGCGCGATCTGGTGCTGGCGCGGATCGATCGCCTGCCCGGCCCCGCGCGCGAGCTGCTTGAGCAACTCGCGGTGATCGGCCGGCCGGCCTCGCTCGACCTGATCGAGCAGATCGCTGGCGCGCCGGCGCTCGCGGCCGCGCAGATCTTGCTCGAGCGCCAGTTTGTAGTCGAGACCGCCGACGGGCGCCTGGAGTTCGGCCACGATCTCGTGCGCTCGATCGTCAGCGCCACGCTGTCGTCGCCCCAGCGCCGGCTGGTGCATCGCCGTGCCGCCCTGGCGATTGCGGCCCTGCATGGCAGCGCGCCGGGCGGCGCGGCCGAGCTGGCATTTCATTTCGAGCAGGCCGGGCGCGGGGCCGAGGCCGAGGTGCTGCGCTACGCAATCGCGGCCGGCGAGCACGCGCGCCGCTCGTTTGGCTACCGGGCCGCGCTGGCGCACTACGACACTGCGCTGCTCGCGGCCGACCGGCTGGGGTCGCGGGCCGAGGCCGATGCGGTGCGCCGCGCCTTCGCCGGCCGGCTGCTGATGCTCGAGGCGCTGCTCGATTGGGATGGCGTGCTCGCAACCAGCGCACAGTACGAGCGCTGGGCCGGCCAGCACCCCGGCGTGCCGCCGCTGCTCGCCCCCCGGCGCCTCTCGGTGTTGCGCGCGCTGATGGGCGACCTGGCCGGCGCGGCGGCGCTCAGCAGCCAGCACGTGCGCCGCCAGGCCGATACGCCGGCCGCGCTCGCCGATCTCCAGCAGCGCACCGCGATTATTTTGCAGCCGGTTGTGGCAGAGGATGCTGGGAAACAGAAGCCGTCGGCGGCTGGGGCGTTCATACCGTTTCGATTGGCCGCACCCCCGCCTGGTACGCCTGCCGCAGATCTGCCCGAGCTGCTAGGCGCCGAAGAGGCGGCGCTGGCGCTGTTCCAGGTGGGCTGGGCCACGCTGATGCAGGGGCTGCTGCCGGCGGCCGAGCCATGCCTGCTGCAGGCCTACGAGCTGGCGCGCGACACCAGCCAGGCCGCGGTCGCCGTGATCAGCGCGCTGCAGCTGGCGCACCTCAATGCGCTGCGCGGCGACCATACCGCCACCGAGCATTGGATGTCGGACAGCCTCGACACCGCCCAGCGCGCGCCCGAGGCAGCCTGGGCCTCGATCTGGCCGCAGATCCACCAGGCCTTCCTGCTGCTGCTCGATGATCAGTTCGCGGCCGCGCATGCGCGCTTCGAGCATATGGACGCACAGCTGCGCGACCTGCCAACCTTCCAGTCGCACCGCGCTAGTGTCGAGGTTGGGCTGGGGCTGCTCGACATGGCGGCGGGCAACCTGGTGCGTGCGCAGGCGCGGCTGCAGGCCGCGCTTACCACGCCGCAGCTGCTCTACGGCTTTGTGTATGCCGCTGCGCAGCACGGCCTGGCGCGTATCACGGCGCTGCGCGGCGATCTGCCCGAGGCCCGCGCGCGCCTGGCGCACGCGCTGGGCTATAGCGCGCGCCGGCAGCTGCTGCCCGAGTATGTGCGCACGGCGATCGAGATCGCGCGGATCGAGCGCGACTTCGGCGACCCCACCCCGGCGCTGCCGCTGCTGCGCTATGCCGCCGGCCTGGCCGCCACGGCCGGCTTCACCCCGCTGGCGGCGGCGGCTCAGGCGCTGCTGGCGCGCCTGGGCGGCTAG
- a CDS encoding glycoside hydrolase family 3 C-terminal domain-containing protein — protein sequence MHESTDNTLADAVGQKLLLGFDGTSPPPELLATIARHAIGGVTLFRARNVADVAQVRALTAALQRAAAAAGRPPLLICADQEGGQLMAIDGGMTRFPGNLALGATDSAELAERCGQVLGRELAAVGVNVNYAPCCDVNSNPLNPVIGARSFGEAPARVAELAAAMVRGLQAAGVAATIKHFPGHGDTASDTHAGAVLLPHDAERLRAVELPPFQAAIAAGARLVMSAHVAAPALTDGLALPATLAPAILRGLLRGELGFAGVIVSDALDMHAIAQGDGLLIDALAATAAGIDLLLLGPASPHEQIYAGLLHATRRALLPPGDVLASAGRVLALKHWLAAQPQPDLAVVGCAEHQALAHQIAARAITLVRDHAGLLPLAPAQRVAVIVPQPADLTPADTSSHIRCELAAALRRYHPAVGELVLPFAPDEAQIAAARDWAAGYDLVIVGTINAVAGAGQAGLVRALLDGPAPTIAVALRTPYDLAAYPAAPTYLCSYSILPPALDALAQVLTGRIEPAGRLPVSIPGLYPIGHGLGHQPS from the coding sequence ATGCACGAATCGACCGACAACACCCTGGCCGATGCAGTTGGCCAGAAGCTGCTGCTAGGCTTCGATGGCACTAGCCCGCCGCCTGAGCTGCTGGCCACGATCGCCCGGCATGCCATCGGCGGCGTGACGCTGTTTCGGGCACGCAACGTTGCCGATGTGGCCCAGGTGCGCGCGCTGACCGCCGCGCTCCAGCGCGCCGCAGCGGCGGCGGGCCGGCCACCGCTGCTGATCTGCGCCGACCAGGAGGGCGGCCAGCTTATGGCGATCGACGGCGGCATGACCCGCTTCCCCGGCAACCTGGCACTTGGCGCCACCGACTCGGCCGAGCTGGCCGAGCGCTGCGGGCAGGTGCTCGGGCGCGAGCTGGCGGCGGTAGGCGTGAATGTGAACTACGCGCCCTGCTGCGATGTGAACAGTAACCCGCTCAACCCGGTGATCGGCGCTCGCTCGTTTGGCGAGGCCCCCGCGCGCGTGGCCGAGCTGGCGGCCGCGATGGTGCGGGGCCTGCAAGCCGCCGGTGTGGCCGCCACGATCAAGCACTTCCCCGGCCATGGCGACACCGCCAGCGACACGCATGCCGGCGCGGTGCTGCTGCCGCACGACGCCGAGCGGCTACGCGCGGTCGAGCTGCCGCCGTTTCAGGCGGCGATTGCGGCCGGCGCCCGGCTGGTGATGAGCGCGCACGTAGCCGCGCCTGCGCTCACCGACGGGCTGGCGCTACCGGCCACGCTCGCGCCGGCCATACTGCGGGGCCTGCTGCGTGGCGAGCTGGGCTTCGCCGGCGTGATCGTCAGCGACGCGCTCGACATGCACGCAATCGCGCAGGGCGATGGGCTGCTGATCGACGCGCTGGCCGCCACGGCTGCCGGGATCGACCTGCTGCTGCTTGGCCCGGCCTCGCCGCACGAACAGATCTATGCCGGGCTGCTGCACGCCACGCGGCGCGCGCTGCTGCCGCCCGGCGATGTGCTGGCCTCGGCCGGGCGCGTGCTGGCGCTCAAGCACTGGCTGGCGGCTCAGCCGCAGCCCGACTTGGCGGTGGTGGGTTGCGCCGAGCACCAGGCGCTGGCACACCAGATCGCCGCGCGCGCGATCACGCTGGTGCGCGACCACGCCGGCCTGCTACCGCTCGCGCCGGCCCAGCGCGTGGCGGTGATCGTGCCGCAGCCGGCCGACCTGACCCCGGCCGACACCTCGTCGCACATACGCTGCGAGCTGGCGGCCGCGCTGCGCCGCTACCACCCGGCGGTCGGCGAGCTGGTGCTGCCGTTCGCGCCCGACGAAGCGCAGATCGCGGCGGCGCGCGATTGGGCTGCCGGCTACGACCTGGTGATCGTCGGCACGATCAATGCGGTAGCCGGCGCGGGCCAGGCCGGGCTGGTGCGCGCCCTGCTGGATGGCCCGGCCCCAACCATCGCGGTGGCGCTGCGCACACCCTACGATCTGGCGGCCTACCCGGCCGCACCAACCTACCTGTGCAGCTATAGCATTCTGCCGCCGGCGCTCGACGCGCTGGCGCAGGTGCTGACTGGCCGGATCGAACCGGCCGGGCGCCTGCCAGTGTCGATCCCAGGGCTCTACCCGATCGGGCATGGCCTGGGCCACCAGCCATCGTAG
- a CDS encoding SIS domain-containing protein gives MSTFLEQEIHSQPEVIARLLEREHTRVGRIVADLPPFEHVLIAARGTSDHAAIYAKYAWASLAGYPVGLATPALYTLYHTPPRLAHTLIVGISQSGQSPDIVAVLEEGKRQGRPTLAITNDGASPLARVADHVIELHAGPERSVAATKTYTAQLTVLAMLAAAWSRRPEHQAALQLLPAALAATLAGTPAIAALAQRHRMVEQYSLIGRGFNFATALELSLKLKELTYVMTAAYSSADFRHGPIATVGEGLPMLLVMPRGATFADMADLAGNLKASGAELLIISDADEAARYADALMPIGGNLPEWLSPIAAIVPGQALALHLAAARGGDPDRPRGLKKVTLTR, from the coding sequence ATGAGCACATTTCTTGAACAAGAGATCCACAGCCAGCCCGAAGTAATCGCGCGGCTGCTCGAGCGCGAGCACACGCGAGTGGGGCGGATCGTCGCCGATCTGCCGCCGTTCGAGCACGTGCTGATCGCCGCACGCGGCACCTCGGATCACGCGGCGATCTACGCCAAGTATGCCTGGGCCTCGCTGGCCGGCTACCCGGTCGGGCTGGCCACCCCGGCGCTCTACACGCTCTACCACACCCCGCCGCGCCTGGCGCACACCCTGATCGTCGGGATCTCGCAGTCGGGCCAGTCGCCCGACATCGTGGCGGTGCTCGAAGAGGGCAAGCGCCAGGGCCGGCCGACGCTGGCGATCACCAACGACGGCGCCTCGCCACTGGCGCGCGTGGCCGATCATGTGATCGAGCTGCACGCCGGCCCCGAGCGCAGCGTGGCCGCCACCAAGACCTACACGGCCCAGCTGACGGTGCTGGCAATGCTGGCGGCGGCCTGGAGCCGGCGGCCCGAGCACCAGGCCGCGCTACAGCTGCTGCCGGCGGCGCTGGCCGCCACGCTGGCCGGCACGCCCGCGATTGCGGCGCTGGCCCAGCGCCACCGTATGGTCGAACAGTACAGCCTGATCGGGCGCGGCTTCAACTTTGCCACGGCGCTTGAGCTGTCGCTCAAGCTCAAAGAGCTGACCTATGTGATGACTGCGGCCTACTCGTCGGCCGACTTCCGCCACGGCCCGATCGCCACGGTTGGCGAGGGCCTGCCGATGCTGCTGGTGATGCCGCGCGGCGCAACATTCGCCGACATGGCCGATCTAGCTGGCAACCTGAAGGCCAGCGGCGCCGAGCTGCTGATCATCTCCGACGCCGACGAGGCCGCGCGCTACGCCGATGCGCTGATGCCGATCGGCGGCAACCTGCCCGAATGGCTCAGCCCGATCGCCGCGATCGTGCCGGGGCAGGCGCTGGCGCTACACCTGGCGGCCGCACGTGGCGGCGACCCCGACCGGCCACGCGGGCTGAAGAAGGTGACGCTGACGCGCTAG
- a CDS encoding TIGR03663 family protein, giving the protein MSAIPRENREYAAPKLLDRALDTSWLNLELVAFGLLVLLSIIVHLWALGHMAMHHDESVTSWTSWRYYTGASGFNCAGGRVAPSYCYDPVYHGPAYYVLSLFSFFLFGDGEAQARLPEALAGILLTISAWMLRPYFGRSGTLIAGALLTFAPTLLYFTRFSRHDALILLWAFWMVIGVFRYIDSARPRYLYLFAAATALAMATHELYYILFFLFGSFLLIRVASERLPRRQLLIGLAVALAVGLVLMIMNPPITAQLRGGGIGLLFSVVLGMALLMLRVWPDEPRFSDRIAALWNAERYVLWTALGILVALFVLLFSNFFTDVRGVLDGLYQGLAYWLGSQHEYARGKQPWYYYLMLLPVYEPVALLGSLGAASLLFAWGRERLAALLWMIVGALVIYGAGLFGGLGMLISLALIGLVVYLFVSGWWRGPIAAPARATVAGPSDADALDDEPAGADDADEAAEPAVPPQPAPLFPLFLAFWFVGALVAFSWAGEKMPWLVTHIALPGNLLAAWAIGRMIDALDWRALPGRLAGLIPAALVLALVAVSVALWRIGSAGEGQAGQAAMLQAIVPLLIAGLLIFGLLSIGQQVGGRATRIICALTLFGLLAAYSVRASWMVVYDHPDTPVELLVYVQSPPDVPLIVGELRTLAINLTRNRRTPEDPTGGHTMPVIMDAGDENSEGSLAWPYQWYLRDFQRIESRKADVFQNATADSFLVPVDRNQPDGEKEFAPVVMVYVPHITDATRTALEENYVKRYDSKLNWYFPEGDLSGCDPRQAGYKRFYYNSSTIAQAKADTQCQNLDVATLPYEPFYAPLLWPFRPENFNTVKDYLLYRQLPDPLQVYGREMQVWVRKDLVASSAEVGATSNAGAVKLVAEQVIGSPGSGDGQLSDPRGIAVDAQGNLYVADTGNQRIEVFDAQGVPKFAVGSLGSGAGQFNEPRGLAVDAQGNIYVADTWNARVVKLDSTGKFLKSWGTGNDIGNGRSAMMTDGSEAGNNAAPLGFYGPRGVAVDAQGTIYVADTGNKRVVATDSEGTYLYQWGHAGNEPGAFNEPIGIAVDAQGDVYVADTWNGRVQVFGRDSSGKVVATPKATWRVPGWQPNTYDDPYIAASSDGQVFVSIPNRDQVLYATVTGEQLLRWGGKGNDFASLTLPSGVAVGSDGMVYVVDRGNNRVMHFKLPASGR; this is encoded by the coding sequence ATGTCTGCCATCCCGCGCGAAAACCGTGAATATGCGGCGCCTAAGCTGCTCGACCGCGCGCTCGACACCTCGTGGCTGAATCTCGAGCTCGTGGCGTTCGGCCTGCTGGTGCTGCTGAGCATCATCGTACACCTGTGGGCGCTCGGCCACATGGCCATGCACCACGACGAATCGGTGACGAGCTGGACCAGCTGGCGCTACTACACTGGCGCGAGCGGCTTCAACTGCGCGGGCGGGCGAGTGGCGCCCAGCTATTGTTACGACCCGGTGTACCACGGCCCGGCCTACTACGTGCTCTCGCTGTTCTCGTTCTTCCTATTTGGCGACGGCGAAGCCCAGGCGCGGCTGCCCGAGGCGCTGGCCGGCATTCTGCTGACGATCTCGGCCTGGATGCTGCGGCCGTACTTTGGCCGCAGCGGCACGCTGATCGCAGGCGCGCTGCTGACGTTCGCGCCCACGCTGCTATACTTCACGCGCTTCTCACGCCACGACGCGCTGATCTTGCTGTGGGCCTTCTGGATGGTGATCGGCGTGTTCCGCTATATCGACAGCGCGCGTCCCCGCTACCTATACCTGTTCGCCGCCGCCACGGCCCTGGCCATGGCCACGCACGAGCTCTACTACATTCTGTTCTTCCTGTTCGGCTCGTTCCTGCTCATCCGCGTGGCCAGCGAGCGGCTGCCGCGCCGCCAGCTGCTGATCGGCCTGGCGGTGGCGCTGGCGGTGGGGCTGGTGCTGATGATCATGAACCCGCCGATCACCGCGCAACTGCGCGGGGGTGGGATCGGCCTGCTGTTTAGCGTGGTGCTGGGCATGGCCCTGCTGATGCTGCGCGTCTGGCCGGACGAGCCGCGTTTCAGCGATCGGATCGCCGCACTGTGGAATGCAGAGCGCTATGTGCTGTGGACTGCGCTGGGCATTCTGGTGGCGCTGTTCGTGCTGCTGTTCAGCAACTTCTTCACCGATGTGCGCGGCGTGCTCGATGGCCTGTACCAGGGCCTGGCCTACTGGCTTGGCTCGCAGCACGAGTATGCGCGCGGCAAGCAGCCCTGGTACTACTACCTCATGCTCCTGCCGGTGTACGAGCCGGTCGCGCTGCTCGGCTCGCTCGGCGCGGCGTCGCTGCTGTTTGCCTGGGGCCGTGAGCGCCTGGCCGCGCTGCTGTGGATGATCGTCGGCGCGCTGGTGATCTATGGCGCCGGCCTGTTTGGCGGGCTGGGCATGCTGATCAGCCTCGCGCTGATCGGCCTGGTGGTGTATCTGTTCGTCAGCGGCTGGTGGCGCGGCCCAATCGCCGCACCGGCCCGCGCCACTGTGGCCGGCCCGAGCGACGCGGACGCGCTGGATGACGAGCCGGCTGGTGCGGACGACGCAGATGAAGCGGCCGAGCCGGCTGTGCCACCCCAGCCCGCGCCGCTGTTCCCGCTGTTCCTGGCGTTCTGGTTTGTTGGCGCGCTGGTGGCGTTCTCGTGGGCCGGCGAGAAGATGCCCTGGCTGGTGACGCACATCGCACTGCCCGGCAACCTGCTGGCGGCATGGGCGATCGGCCGCATGATCGACGCGCTCGACTGGCGCGCCCTGCCGGGCCGGCTGGCCGGGCTGATCCCGGCCGCGCTGGTGCTGGCGCTGGTGGCCGTCAGCGTCGCGCTGTGGCGGATCGGATCGGCCGGCGAGGGCCAGGCCGGCCAGGCGGCCATGCTCCAAGCGATCGTGCCGCTGCTGATCGCCGGGCTGCTGATCTTCGGCCTGCTATCGATCGGCCAGCAGGTCGGCGGCCGCGCGACCCGGATCATCTGCGCGCTGACGCTGTTCGGCCTGCTGGCGGCCTATAGTGTGCGCGCAAGCTGGATGGTGGTGTACGACCACCCCGACACGCCGGTTGAGCTGCTGGTCTATGTGCAGAGCCCGCCCGACGTGCCGCTGATCGTCGGCGAGCTGCGCACGCTGGCGATCAACCTGACCCGCAACCGCCGCACGCCCGAGGACCCGACCGGCGGCCATACCATGCCGGTGATCATGGATGCGGGCGACGAGAATAGCGAGGGCAGCCTGGCCTGGCCCTACCAGTGGTACCTGCGCGATTTCCAGCGCATCGAGAGCCGCAAGGCCGATGTGTTCCAGAATGCTACCGCCGACTCGTTTCTGGTGCCGGTCGATCGCAACCAGCCCGACGGCGAGAAGGAGTTTGCGCCGGTTGTGATGGTGTACGTGCCGCATATCACCGACGCGACTCGCACGGCGCTCGAAGAGAATTATGTGAAGCGCTACGACTCGAAGCTGAACTGGTATTTCCCCGAGGGCGATCTGAGTGGCTGCGACCCACGCCAGGCCGGCTACAAGCGCTTCTACTACAACAGCAGCACCATCGCCCAGGCCAAAGCCGACACGCAGTGCCAGAACCTCGACGTGGCTACGCTGCCGTACGAGCCGTTCTACGCGCCGCTGCTGTGGCCGTTCCGCCCCGAGAACTTCAATACGGTTAAGGATTATCTGCTGTACCGCCAGCTGCCCGACCCGCTGCAGGTGTATGGGCGCGAGATGCAGGTGTGGGTGCGTAAGGATCTGGTGGCGAGCAGCGCGGAGGTGGGTGCCACCAGTAACGCCGGCGCAGTCAAGCTGGTGGCCGAGCAGGTGATCGGCAGCCCCGGCAGCGGCGATGGCCAGCTATCCGACCCGCGCGGTATCGCCGTTGATGCGCAGGGCAACCTGTACGTAGCCGACACCGGCAACCAGCGCATCGAGGTGTTCGACGCGCAGGGTGTGCCCAAGTTTGCAGTCGGCTCGCTCGGCAGCGGCGCGGGCCAGTTCAACGAGCCGCGCGGCCTGGCCGTCGATGCCCAGGGCAATATCTACGTGGCCGATACCTGGAACGCGCGCGTGGTCAAGCTCGACTCGACCGGCAAGTTTTTGAAGAGCTGGGGCACCGGCAACGATATCGGCAACGGCCGCAGCGCCATGATGACCGATGGCAGCGAGGCCGGCAATAACGCCGCACCGCTCGGCTTCTACGGCCCGCGCGGCGTGGCCGTCGATGCGCAGGGTACTATCTATGTGGCCGATACCGGCAACAAGCGGGTGGTGGCGACCGACAGCGAGGGTACCTACCTGTACCAGTGGGGCCATGCCGGCAACGAGCCGGGCGCGTTCAACGAGCCGATCGGTATCGCCGTCGATGCCCAGGGCGATGTGTACGTGGCCGATACCTGGAATGGGCGCGTGCAGGTGTTTGGTCGCGATAGCAGCGGCAAGGTTGTTGCCACACCCAAGGCGACATGGCGGGTGCCTGGCTGGCAACCCAACACCTACGACGACCCATACATCGCCGCGAGCAGCGACGGCCAGGTGTTCGTCAGCATTCCGAACCGCGACCAGGTGCTGTACGCCACTGTCACCGGCGAGCAGCTGTTGCGCTGGGGCGGCAAGGGCAACGACTTCGCCTCGCTGACGCTGCCTAGCGGCGTGGCGGTTGGTAGCGACGGCATGGTGTATGTGGTTGATCGCGGAAATAATCGGGTGATGCACTTCAAGCTGCCCGCCTCGGGGCGATAG
- a CDS encoding PIG-L family deacetylase produces the protein MQIDDLAHLSNTYDHVYLSPHLDDTALSCGGSIAAQLAAGERVLSITLCSAAPNPAGPFSALADEFHGQWGLSPADAVAARLAEEHLAMERLHLDYYLAGRLDAIYRFPQAYNTRESLFNQPAANDPLFADLAGLLRELAAGMPGATFYAPMGIGLHVDHLITHAASREALAGRVRFYEDLPYVAWAGTFGTRMAQLAGQPLESLARPIDATLPQKLHAIHAYASQLRELFGGPAGMERQISDYAASVAPAGAQYGERIWWLRGDGSL, from the coding sequence GTGCAAATAGATGATCTCGCCCACCTGAGCAATACCTACGATCACGTCTACCTCTCGCCACACCTCGACGACACCGCGCTCTCGTGCGGCGGCTCGATCGCGGCCCAGCTTGCGGCCGGCGAGCGGGTGCTGTCGATCACACTGTGTAGCGCCGCGCCTAACCCGGCCGGCCCATTTAGCGCGCTGGCCGACGAATTCCACGGCCAGTGGGGCCTATCGCCGGCCGATGCGGTGGCCGCGCGCCTGGCCGAAGAGCACCTGGCGATGGAGCGGCTGCACCTCGACTACTACCTGGCCGGCCGGCTCGACGCGATCTACCGCTTTCCACAGGCCTATAACACCCGCGAGTCGCTGTTCAACCAGCCCGCCGCCAACGATCCACTGTTCGCCGACCTGGCCGGGCTGCTGCGTGAGCTGGCCGCAGGGATGCCCGGCGCGACATTCTACGCCCCCATGGGCATTGGCCTGCATGTCGACCACCTGATCACCCACGCGGCCAGCCGGGAGGCTCTGGCGGGGCGCGTGCGCTTCTACGAAGATCTGCCATATGTGGCGTGGGCCGGCACGTTCGGCACGCGCATGGCCCAGCTGGCCGGCCAGCCGCTCGAGTCGCTGGCCCGGCCGATCGACGCGACGCTGCCGCAGAAGCTGCACGCCATCCATGCCTACGCCAGCCAGCTGCGCGAGCTGTTTGGCGGGCCTGCGGGCATGGAGCGGCAGATCAGCGACTACGCCGCCAGCGTGGCGCCAGCCGGCGCGCAGTATGGTGAGCGGATCTGGTGGCTGCGGGGCGATGGCAGTTTGTAG